In Paenibacillus ihbetae, the following are encoded in one genomic region:
- the helD gene encoding RNA polymerase recycling motor HelD: MEAKEWRLEQERLDHVREKLKARIDVLEPEVSGLQDQAAEIRRRFWEEVTVNTSTDEEFEETFYTIKQQAAVLSERERRHRLLSQQWRSFNRMLPSPYFGRVDFMEDGLNGSEQIYIGVSSFVDEDGLTFLIYDWRSPIASLYYDHSPGTASYDTPVGRITGTMELKRQYQIQNGHLRRMFDASVTIGDKLLQQLLAKGADSQMKSIVSTIQKEQNAIIRNDHSRLLIVQGAAGSGKTSAALQRVAYLLYKNRDSLKADQIVLLSPNRMFNSYVSSVLPELGEENMQQTTFQEYLEYWLGSSFQVEDPFSQIEYVLTAQSTSNDEARLQGMKYKASEAFMKALQYYAQWLGREGMLFNGIHFRDRVLITAEQMRSQFYGYDPSLSLANRVDLLQKWILKELSLLERKERGASWVEEELHYLDNEHYAEVFSELHKEREVLDIAEHYAVVHEKITNKRREDEGDFDFAEREEDLLRQRIVKVNFKPIRQSVKRFSFIDVHGLYSQLFIDEAAYREKTNEADIPELWSEICKQTREKLEKFEIFYEDATPYLYLKELIEGVRTNTEIRHVFVDEGQDYSPFQYEYLKKLFPRARMTVLGDFGQAIFTQSTNLQDADSPLFRLYGEAETKLIRLVRSYRSTREIVEFTRVLLSDESEIVPFERSGPKPLLVKLEDGETRDARIMKDIAALKAQGLESIAVITKTAAESRSAFESLQKLGSEGVQLITKETETFEKGVLVIPVYLAKGVEFDAVLIYEASSQAYGRDSDRKLLYTACTRAMHQLLLYATGDWSPFVEGMNADLYELAN, from the coding sequence ATGGAAGCAAAGGAATGGCGGTTAGAGCAAGAACGGCTGGATCACGTTAGAGAAAAGCTGAAGGCTAGGATCGACGTGTTGGAACCGGAAGTTAGCGGTCTGCAGGATCAGGCTGCCGAGATTCGCAGAAGATTCTGGGAAGAGGTTACGGTCAACACGAGTACAGACGAGGAATTTGAAGAAACTTTTTATACGATCAAACAACAGGCCGCTGTATTATCCGAGAGGGAGCGCCGTCACCGGCTTCTGTCGCAGCAATGGAGGAGCTTCAATCGAATGCTGCCTTCTCCGTATTTCGGCCGCGTCGATTTTATGGAGGACGGCTTGAACGGGAGCGAGCAGATTTATATCGGCGTATCCTCCTTCGTCGATGAAGATGGATTGACTTTCCTGATCTATGATTGGCGGAGCCCCATCGCAAGTCTCTACTACGATCACTCCCCCGGCACGGCCTCTTACGACACGCCGGTCGGTCGGATCACGGGGACGATGGAGCTGAAACGGCAATATCAGATCCAGAATGGGCACCTCCGTCGCATGTTCGATGCGAGCGTTACGATCGGCGACAAGCTTCTCCAGCAATTGCTGGCCAAAGGCGCGGACTCGCAAATGAAAAGTATCGTCTCTACCATTCAGAAGGAGCAAAATGCCATCATCCGGAACGATCACAGCCGGCTCCTTATCGTGCAGGGTGCAGCAGGAAGCGGGAAGACCTCCGCAGCATTACAGCGCGTGGCCTACCTGCTCTACAAAAACCGCGATTCGCTTAAGGCGGATCAGATCGTTCTACTCTCACCAAACCGGATGTTTAACAGCTATGTATCCTCCGTCCTTCCCGAGCTGGGAGAGGAGAATATGCAGCAGACGACTTTTCAGGAATATCTCGAATATTGGCTCGGTTCATCCTTCCAAGTGGAGGATCCCTTCAGTCAGATCGAATATGTGCTGACCGCACAATCAACGTCAAACGATGAGGCTCGCCTCCAAGGGATGAAGTATAAGGCGTCCGAGGCTTTCATGAAAGCCCTTCAGTACTATGCGCAGTGGTTGGGGCGGGAAGGTATGCTGTTCAACGGCATTCACTTTAGGGATCGTGTTCTGATCACCGCCGAGCAAATGAGATCGCAATTTTACGGTTACGACCCTTCCTTGAGCTTGGCCAATCGAGTAGACCTCCTGCAGAAGTGGATTCTGAAGGAGCTTTCACTGCTAGAACGCAAGGAGCGTGGGGCCTCCTGGGTTGAGGAGGAGCTCCATTACCTCGACAACGAGCACTATGCGGAAGTATTCAGTGAGCTGCATAAGGAAAGGGAAGTGCTTGACATTGCTGAGCACTACGCCGTCGTTCACGAGAAAATAACCAACAAGCGCAGGGAAGACGAAGGCGATTTTGACTTCGCGGAACGCGAGGAGGATCTACTCCGCCAAAGAATCGTAAAAGTAAACTTCAAACCGATCCGGCAAAGCGTTAAGCGATTTTCATTTATCGATGTTCACGGCCTGTATTCCCAACTATTCATCGATGAAGCCGCTTATCGGGAGAAAACGAATGAGGCCGATATCCCGGAGCTATGGTCTGAAATCTGTAAGCAAACCAGAGAGAAGCTGGAGAAGTTTGAAATTTTCTATGAGGACGCCACTCCGTATTTGTATTTAAAAGAATTGATCGAAGGTGTTCGGACGAACACGGAGATTCGGCATGTCTTCGTTGATGAGGGGCAGGACTATTCGCCGTTTCAATACGAGTATCTCAAAAAACTGTTTCCACGTGCCCGCATGACAGTACTCGGTGATTTCGGCCAGGCGATTTTTACGCAATCAACGAATCTGCAGGATGCCGATTCACCGCTGTTCCGGCTCTATGGAGAAGCCGAAACCAAGTTGATCCGCCTAGTGCGCAGTTATCGTTCAACTCGGGAGATCGTGGAATTTACGAGGGTGCTGCTCTCCGATGAGTCGGAAATCGTCCCGTTTGAAAGGAGCGGACCGAAGCCGCTGCTTGTGAAGCTGGAAGACGGAGAGACGCGTGACGCCCGAATAATGAAGGACATCGCAGCGCTTAAAGCCCAAGGCCTCGAATCCATTGCTGTCATTACAAAGACGGCTGCTGAAAGCCGCTCAGCCTTCGAATCATTGCAGAAGCTGGGAAGCGAAGGTGTGCAGCTCATTACGAAGGAAACCGAAACTTTTGAGAAAGGTGTGTTGGTTATTCCCGTGTATCTCGCCAAGGGGGTTGAGTTCGATGCGGTATTGATCTACGAGGCATCATCCCAAGCTTACGGCAGAGACAGCGACCGCAAGCTCCTCTACACAGCATGTACGAGGGCCATGCATCAGCTCTTGCTATATGCGACCGGAGATTGGTCGCCGTTCGTGGAGGGAATGAATGCTGATTTGTACGAATTGGCGAATTGA
- a CDS encoding nuclear transport factor 2 family protein → MEKSLESVQSRTREGFDAFKHALESGDTSHFLQQVTEDFHFFVPLPLEGWDHEQQGKERFEELIRFERSVFQMQLTPLIMLENDDNGMVVFRSEGLLNGRDFRNELVIVFEFEGERIRCFREYVGMPLKNYENP, encoded by the coding sequence ATGGAGAAATCACTGGAATCCGTTCAATCCCGAACTCGAGAAGGCTTTGATGCTTTCAAGCATGCTTTGGAATCAGGGGATACGTCCCATTTTCTTCAACAGGTTACGGAGGATTTTCATTTCTTCGTTCCGCTCCCGTTAGAGGGATGGGATCACGAGCAGCAAGGCAAGGAACGGTTCGAGGAATTGATCCGGTTTGAACGCTCCGTCTTCCAGATGCAGTTGACCCCGCTCATTATGCTGGAGAATGATGACAACGGCATGGTGGTATTTCGCTCGGAAGGGTTGTTAAATGGGCGGGATTTTCGCAATGAGCTGGTTATCGTCTTTGAATTCGAGGGGGAGCGGATCCGCTGCTTCCGTGAATATGTAGGGATGCCGTTAAAGAACTATGAGAACCCGTAA
- a CDS encoding DinB family protein, producing MSEMIISTATTARQMLLQQVQAIPEELFDIQPSGFNNTVRWNIGHMVYWMDKYSPLIFNSPPVIPDTYETLFDSGTKPLDWTFAPPSKDAMIEMLTAQLSRLSELTPEMLSEKLSTPFALGPFHFNTSGELLNFILIHEAFHLGTISSQLKVLSSN from the coding sequence ATGTCTGAAATGATTATCAGCACGGCAACAACCGCGCGGCAAATGCTGCTGCAGCAGGTGCAGGCGATCCCGGAGGAGCTCTTCGATATTCAACCCTCGGGTTTCAACAATACCGTCCGTTGGAATATCGGCCATATGGTGTATTGGATGGATAAGTATTCTCCCTTGATCTTCAACAGTCCGCCAGTCATACCGGACACTTATGAAACGCTGTTTGACTCTGGAACCAAGCCTTTGGACTGGACGTTCGCTCCTCCATCAAAGGATGCGATGATCGAGATGCTAACTGCGCAGCTTTCCCGCTTATCTGAGCTGACGCCTGAAATGCTGAGCGAGAAGCTGTCGACTCCGTTTGCCCTGGGACCGTTTCATTTCAACACATCAGGTGAGTTGTTAAACTTTATTCTGATTCACGAAGCGTTTCATCTTGGAACGATTTCGAGCCAGTTAAAGGTACTGTCGTCAAATTAA
- a CDS encoding LysR family transcriptional regulator gives MELKQLQYFMAICEELHFTKAAEKMGVSAPNISQQIRRLEEELGVLLFDRVGKTIVLTDAGAILREHGTAVFKHLQQAGDAIADLKQMQGGSLSIGVLPGDADLMFNAMLLNFHQTYPTISLSLLETTKVTEQVLDRSIDVGVTIGPVIDERLTTIPLFHEEFSLAVSVHDPLATESFIPLSRLQTLKMVMFPPDHQCRKLIDHFCRESGFALQPHMVTTTLSSLLQMVQSGVGPCVLPRLLLENLLNPDIKVVHLRNPTPSQDICLIYRSDRYVGYAMRTFIKTLRAYIETAIQHAKSS, from the coding sequence GTGGAGTTAAAACAGCTTCAATATTTCATGGCCATTTGCGAAGAGCTTCATTTCACGAAAGCAGCCGAAAAAATGGGAGTCAGCGCACCCAATATCAGCCAACAGATCCGGCGATTAGAAGAAGAATTAGGCGTGTTGTTGTTCGACCGTGTGGGAAAAACGATTGTCCTTACTGATGCTGGCGCGATTCTTCGTGAGCATGGTACCGCCGTATTCAAGCATTTGCAGCAAGCGGGAGACGCCATCGCGGATCTGAAGCAAATGCAAGGAGGATCTCTTTCCATCGGTGTCCTGCCTGGTGACGCGGATTTGATGTTCAATGCCATGCTGCTCAACTTTCATCAGACGTATCCCACCATTTCACTGTCCCTATTGGAAACCACAAAGGTAACAGAACAAGTGCTGGACCGAAGCATCGATGTCGGCGTAACCATCGGACCGGTGATCGATGAGCGTCTCACAACGATTCCTTTGTTCCATGAGGAGTTTTCATTGGCAGTAAGTGTACACGATCCACTAGCCACGGAAAGTTTCATCCCTTTGAGCAGGCTGCAAACCTTAAAAATGGTCATGTTCCCGCCAGATCATCAATGCCGGAAGCTGATCGATCACTTTTGCAGGGAGAGCGGATTTGCACTGCAGCCGCATATGGTGACGACAACATTATCTTCCCTTCTTCAAATGGTACAGAGCGGGGTTGGCCCTTGTGTTCTGCCAAGACTTCTATTGGAAAATCTCCTCAATCCCGACATCAAGGTTGTTCACCTGAGGAACCCTACGCCTTCACAGGACATTTGTCTGATCTACCGCAGTGACCGATATGTCGGATACGCCATGCGCACCTTCATCAAGACCTTAAGAGCCTACATCGAGACAGCGATCCAACATGCGAAATCTTCATAG